From Rhodococcus antarcticus, the proteins below share one genomic window:
- a CDS encoding SPFH domain-containing protein, with amino-acid sequence MDAALIVLAVVVLLVVVLAVKSFALVPQAEAAVVERLGRYNKTISGELAFLIPFVDRVRAKVDLRERVVSFPPQPVITQDNLTVNIDTVVYFQVTNPQSAVYEINNYIVGVEQLTTTTLRNVVGGMTLEQTLTSRDSINGQLRGVLDEATGRWGLRVARVELKSIDPPPSIQESMEKQMKADREKRATILTAEGQRESSIKTAEGQKQSQILMAEGAKQSAILSAEAERQSRILRAQGERAARYLQAQGQAKAIEKVFAAIKAGKPTPELLAYQYLQTLPQMAQGDANKVWIVPSDFGSSLQGFAKMLGAPGEDGVFRFEPSADDTTVAVDDSEEVKDWFDTSTDPRIAASVAAAEAVARTDVEAPHEEARRTGAEAAERAAQASHAANQRDEQSQQPALESPTTVDPSPWQQGPVARRWDEQLPPQGGR; translated from the coding sequence ATGGATGCTGCTCTGATCGTGCTGGCGGTGGTCGTCCTGCTCGTGGTCGTCCTCGCCGTCAAGTCGTTCGCCCTGGTGCCGCAGGCCGAGGCGGCGGTGGTGGAGCGCCTCGGCCGCTACAACAAGACGATCAGCGGGGAGCTCGCGTTCCTCATCCCCTTCGTGGACCGGGTTCGCGCCAAGGTCGACCTCCGTGAGCGGGTGGTCAGCTTCCCGCCGCAGCCCGTCATCACCCAGGACAACCTGACGGTGAACATCGACACGGTCGTCTACTTCCAGGTGACCAACCCCCAGTCCGCCGTCTACGAGATCAACAACTACATCGTCGGGGTCGAGCAGCTGACCACCACCACCCTGCGCAACGTGGTCGGCGGGATGACCCTGGAGCAGACGCTGACCTCGCGGGACTCCATCAACGGCCAGCTCCGTGGCGTCCTCGACGAGGCGACCGGCCGGTGGGGGCTGCGGGTGGCCCGGGTGGAGCTCAAGAGCATCGACCCGCCCCCCTCGATCCAGGAGTCGATGGAGAAGCAGATGAAGGCCGACCGCGAGAAGCGGGCGACCATCCTCACGGCCGAGGGCCAGCGCGAGAGCTCCATCAAGACCGCCGAGGGCCAGAAGCAGAGCCAGATCCTGATGGCCGAGGGTGCCAAGCAGTCGGCGATCCTCTCCGCCGAGGCCGAGCGGCAGTCCCGGATCTTGCGGGCCCAGGGTGAGCGGGCGGCGAGGTACCTGCAGGCGCAGGGCCAGGCCAAGGCCATCGAGAAGGTGTTCGCCGCCATCAAGGCGGGCAAGCCGACCCCCGAGCTGCTGGCCTACCAGTACCTGCAGACGCTGCCGCAGATGGCCCAGGGAGACGCGAACAAGGTGTGGATCGTGCCCAGCGACTTCGGCTCCTCGCTGCAGGGCTTCGCCAAGATGCTCGGTGCGCCGGGCGAGGACGGCGTGTTCCGCTTCGAGCCGAGCGCCGACGACACCACCGTGGCCGTCGACGACTCCGAGGAGGTCAAGGACTGGTTCGACACGTCCACCGACCCACGGATCGCGGCCTCCGTCGCCGCGGCCGAGGCCGTTGCCCGCACCGACGTCGAGGCCCCGCACGAGGAGGCCCGCCGCACGGGGGCCGAGGCGGCCGAGCGGGCGGCCCAGGCCTCGCACGCCGCCAACCAGCGGGACGAGCAGTCGCAGCAGCCGGCGCTGGAGAGCCCGACCACGGTGGACCCGTCACCCTGGCAGCAGGGCCCGGTGGCGCGGAGGTGGGACGAGCAGCTGCCGCCGCAGGGCGGTCGGTGA
- a CDS encoding haloalkane dehalogenase → MDLLRTPDERFDGLDEHPSPHHRALVTAPDGASAEMAWVQDGPGDGPVVLLLHGEPTWSYLYRRMIPPLVEAGCQVVAPDLVGFGRSDKPAQVGDHTYARHVGWLRSLLVDVLDLHDVTLVGQDWGGLLGLRLVAEEQDRFARVVAANTGLPTGDHPMPDVWWGFRRAVENAPELDVGRLVASGCVRGLAPTDQAAYDAPFPDESYKAGPRAMPLILPTTPDDPATAANRSAWAELSRWTKPFLIAFSDSDPITGPMRPVLARTVPGAAGLAHPTIARAGHFLQEDAGPELAQAVIDLVRTT, encoded by the coding sequence ATGGACCTCCTGCGCACCCCCGACGAACGCTTCGACGGTCTGGACGAGCACCCCAGCCCGCACCACCGCGCCCTCGTGACCGCACCCGACGGCGCGTCGGCCGAGATGGCCTGGGTGCAGGACGGACCGGGCGACGGACCGGTGGTGCTCCTGCTGCACGGGGAGCCGACGTGGTCCTACCTGTACCGACGGATGATCCCGCCCCTGGTCGAGGCCGGCTGCCAGGTGGTGGCGCCGGACCTCGTCGGGTTCGGCCGCTCGGACAAGCCGGCGCAGGTCGGCGACCACACCTACGCCCGGCACGTCGGCTGGCTGCGCTCGTTGCTCGTGGACGTGCTGGACCTGCACGACGTCACCCTGGTCGGCCAGGACTGGGGCGGGCTGCTCGGGCTCCGCCTGGTGGCCGAGGAGCAGGACCGGTTCGCGCGGGTGGTGGCCGCCAACACGGGGCTGCCGACCGGCGACCACCCCATGCCCGACGTGTGGTGGGGGTTCCGCCGTGCCGTGGAGAACGCGCCGGAGCTCGACGTCGGCCGCCTCGTGGCCAGCGGGTGCGTGCGCGGGCTCGCCCCGACCGACCAGGCCGCCTACGACGCACCGTTCCCCGACGAGTCGTACAAGGCAGGCCCCCGGGCGATGCCGCTGATCCTGCCCACCACGCCGGACGACCCGGCGACCGCGGCCAACCGCTCGGCGTGGGCGGAGCTGTCCCGCTGGACGAAGCCGTTCCTCATCGCGTTCAGCGACTCCGACCCGATCACCGGGCCGATGCGTCCGGTGCTGGCCCGCACCGTTCCCGGGGCTGCGGGCCTGGCGCACCCGACGATCGCGCGGGCCGGGCACTTCCTGCAGGAGGACGCCGGACCGGAGCTGGCCCAGGCGGTGATCGATCTCGTCCGCACCACCTGA
- a CDS encoding TVP38/TMEM64 family protein, producing the protein MTGRRAVVLGVAVVLVVAATVLLREHLPSVTAAQVALQERVLGLQGLGPALPVAFVVAHALVTVTPVPRTAFTLAAGVLFGPSTGVVLAVVGATTSAVLALLLVRTVGREAVAARLQHPSFRSADARLARRGWLAVASLRLVPVVPFWLVNYACGVSAVRVVPFTLATAVGVVPGTVSLVVLGGAVAGHGSPWLLTLGLAFGVLGLVGLVLDVRTPVKP; encoded by the coding sequence GTGACGGGTCGGCGCGCTGTCGTCCTCGGTGTCGCGGTCGTCCTGGTGGTCGCCGCCACCGTGCTGCTGCGCGAGCACCTCCCCTCCGTCACCGCGGCCCAGGTGGCCCTGCAGGAACGGGTGCTGGGTCTGCAGGGGCTCGGTCCGGCGCTCCCGGTCGCCTTCGTCGTGGCGCACGCGCTCGTCACGGTGACGCCCGTGCCCAGGACGGCCTTCACCCTGGCGGCCGGCGTGCTCTTCGGGCCGTCGACCGGGGTGGTGCTGGCCGTGGTCGGCGCCACGACCAGCGCGGTCCTCGCCCTGCTGCTCGTGCGTACCGTGGGCCGCGAGGCGGTGGCCGCCCGGCTGCAGCACCCCTCGTTCCGGAGCGCCGATGCGCGCCTGGCCCGGCGGGGCTGGCTGGCGGTGGCCTCCCTGCGGCTGGTGCCGGTGGTGCCGTTCTGGCTGGTCAACTATGCCTGCGGGGTCTCGGCGGTGCGCGTGGTCCCCTTCACCCTGGCCACGGCCGTCGGTGTCGTTCCGGGGACGGTCTCGCTCGTGGTGCTGGGCGGCGCGGTCGCCGGGCACGGCTCGCCCTGGCTGCTCACCCTCGGTCTGGCGTTCGGGGTCCTGGGCCTGGTGGGGCTCGTGCTCGACGTTCGCACCCCCGTCAAGCCTTGA
- a CDS encoding NDMA-dependent alcohol dehydrogenase, which yields MKTKAAVVYETGKPIEIVELDLDGPREGEVLIRYTHAGLCHSDVHISHGDLEARLPMVLGHEGAGIIEEVGPGVTRVKAGDHVVCSFIPNCGVCRWCATGQQAICDMGATILEGYLPGERFPFTGPGAEKNYGAMCMLGTFSQYATIHQNSVVKVDDDMPLDKAVLVGCGVPTGWGSAVNAAAVKPGETVIVVGVGGIGINAVQGARFAGAKNLIAVDPLENKREKAMELGATHAVATAAEAMELAQSMTNGNGADKTIITAGIVTEEIVTDSFNATGKGGTIVLTGLNKLSVDNIKLPGSIMTLFKKTLKGSLFGDCNPTTDIPKILGLYQSGDIKLDEIITRTYTLDQVNEGYEDLLNGKNIRGVLIHEHS from the coding sequence ATGAAGACCAAGGCCGCGGTCGTGTACGAGACCGGCAAGCCCATCGAGATCGTGGAGCTCGACCTGGACGGCCCCCGCGAGGGCGAGGTGCTCATCCGCTACACCCACGCCGGGCTCTGCCACTCCGACGTGCACATCTCCCACGGCGACCTCGAGGCGCGGCTGCCCATGGTCCTCGGCCACGAGGGCGCCGGGATCATCGAGGAGGTCGGCCCCGGGGTCACCCGCGTCAAGGCCGGCGACCACGTGGTGTGTTCCTTCATCCCGAACTGCGGCGTCTGCCGCTGGTGCGCGACCGGTCAGCAGGCCATCTGCGACATGGGCGCCACCATCCTGGAGGGCTACCTGCCCGGCGAGCGCTTCCCCTTCACCGGGCCCGGCGCGGAGAAGAACTACGGCGCCATGTGCATGCTGGGCACCTTCAGCCAGTACGCCACCATCCACCAGAACTCCGTGGTCAAGGTCGACGACGACATGCCGCTGGACAAGGCCGTGCTCGTCGGCTGCGGCGTGCCCACCGGCTGGGGCTCGGCCGTGAACGCCGCCGCCGTGAAGCCCGGCGAGACCGTCATCGTGGTCGGTGTCGGTGGCATCGGCATCAACGCCGTGCAGGGCGCGCGCTTCGCCGGGGCCAAGAACCTCATCGCCGTGGACCCGCTGGAGAACAAGCGCGAGAAGGCCATGGAGCTCGGGGCCACCCACGCCGTCGCCACGGCCGCGGAGGCCATGGAGCTCGCCCAGTCGATGACCAACGGCAACGGCGCGGACAAGACCATCATCACCGCCGGCATCGTCACCGAGGAGATCGTCACCGACTCCTTCAACGCCACCGGCAAGGGCGGCACCATCGTGCTGACCGGGCTCAACAAGCTGTCGGTCGACAACATCAAGCTGCCGGGCTCGATCATGACGCTGTTCAAGAAGACGCTGAAGGGCAGCCTGTTCGGCGACTGCAACCCCACGACCGACATCCCGAAGATCCTGGGGCTCTACCAGTCCGGCGACATCAAGCTCGACGAGATCATCACGCGCACGTACACCCTGGACCAGGTCAACGAGGGCTACGAGGACCTGCTCAACGGCAAGAACATCCGTGGCGTCCTCATCCACGAGCACTCGTGA
- a CDS encoding AAA family ATPase, which produces MSAVLRADGSGVSAPDPSSRPRSVVGRAREVELLVAALDCGAHVLLEGPPGTGKTTLLRSVADDESVPFVFVEGNAELTPGRLIGHFDPSQVLTDGYTPDTFVDGPLVEALRSGALLYVEEVNRVPEETLNVLITVMSEGELHVPRLGRVSAEGGFRLVAAMNPFDAVGTARISAAVYDRVCRITMGYQDATDEAEIVALRAPEVPAQWRAQVVDLVRRTRDHADVRVGSSVRGSIDLVRLTTSLAPRRGTAVTDWHTGLDAALVALSGRVRLHESCARTPEAVVREMYEAVFGAEPRESDAADDGEGGGASGGA; this is translated from the coding sequence GTGAGCGCTGTTCTCCGGGCCGACGGGTCGGGTGTCTCCGCGCCCGACCCGTCGTCGCGTCCGCGCTCGGTCGTCGGTCGGGCCCGTGAGGTCGAGCTGCTCGTCGCCGCGCTGGACTGCGGGGCACACGTGCTGCTCGAGGGACCGCCCGGCACCGGCAAGACGACCCTGCTCCGCTCGGTGGCCGACGACGAGTCGGTGCCCTTCGTGTTCGTCGAGGGCAACGCCGAGCTGACCCCGGGTCGGCTCATCGGGCACTTCGACCCGTCCCAGGTGCTGACCGACGGATACACCCCCGACACGTTCGTCGACGGGCCCCTCGTGGAGGCGCTGCGCTCCGGTGCGCTGCTCTACGTCGAGGAGGTCAACCGGGTCCCCGAGGAGACCCTCAACGTCCTCATCACGGTCATGAGCGAGGGGGAGCTGCACGTCCCGCGGCTCGGGCGGGTGTCCGCCGAGGGCGGCTTCCGGCTCGTGGCGGCCATGAACCCCTTCGACGCCGTCGGCACCGCCCGCATCTCGGCCGCGGTCTACGACCGGGTCTGCCGCATCACCATGGGCTACCAGGACGCCACGGACGAGGCGGAGATCGTGGCCCTGCGGGCGCCCGAGGTCCCGGCGCAGTGGCGTGCCCAGGTGGTCGACCTGGTGCGGCGCACCCGGGACCACGCGGACGTCCGGGTGGGCTCGTCGGTGCGGGGATCGATCGACCTCGTGCGGCTCACGACCTCGCTGGCCCCGCGTCGCGGCACCGCCGTGACGGACTGGCACACCGGGCTCGACGCCGCGCTGGTCGCGCTCTCGGGTCGCGTGCGGCTGCACGAGTCCTGCGCACGCACGCCCGAGGCCGTGGTCCGGGAGATGTACGAGGCGGTGTTCGGGGCCGAGCCGCGGGAGTCCGACGCCGCCGACGACGGCGAGGGTGGTGGTGCGTCGGGGGGAGCCTGA
- a CDS encoding VWA domain-containing protein, whose translation MGVLDEEAFEAAMGADPDAALTLLASMASATDEKLRRAARRLAARIVLDLARKGIALGRGVGKLRSVSADRGGDLDVDASLDAVLAGRAERRAPYVEDLVARQWARPELALCLVVDRSGSMGGERLAAAALAAAACAWRAPGDHAVLAFAREVEVLRPMGSDRPAAAVVDSVLNLRGHGTTALTAALAAAAEQLERTRAARRVVVLLSDCRTTDTDDPVHVARRLSELVVLAPAGDTEQAADFASRSGARWAPLSGAADAPTALRELLG comes from the coding sequence GTGGGTGTGCTCGACGAGGAGGCCTTCGAGGCCGCCATGGGTGCCGATCCGGACGCGGCCCTCACCCTGCTGGCGTCCATGGCGTCGGCGACGGACGAGAAGCTGCGGCGGGCGGCGCGACGGCTCGCGGCCCGCATCGTGCTCGACCTGGCCCGCAAGGGGATCGCGCTGGGCCGCGGCGTGGGCAAGCTGCGCAGCGTGTCCGCCGACCGGGGCGGTGACCTCGACGTGGACGCCTCGTTGGACGCGGTGCTCGCCGGGCGTGCCGAGCGGCGGGCGCCGTACGTGGAGGACCTGGTCGCCCGGCAGTGGGCCCGGCCCGAGCTCGCGCTGTGCCTGGTGGTCGACCGCTCGGGGTCCATGGGCGGTGAGCGCCTGGCCGCGGCCGCGCTCGCGGCCGCCGCGTGCGCGTGGCGGGCCCCCGGTGACCACGCGGTGCTCGCGTTCGCCCGCGAGGTGGAGGTGCTGCGGCCCATGGGGTCCGACCGGCCCGCGGCAGCCGTGGTGGACTCCGTGCTGAACCTGCGGGGGCACGGCACCACGGCACTCACGGCGGCACTGGCGGCGGCCGCGGAGCAGCTGGAGCGGACCCGGGCGGCGCGACGGGTGGTGGTGCTGCTGTCGGACTGCCGCACCACCGACACCGACGACCCGGTGCACGTCGCGCGCCGGCTCTCCGAGCTGGTGGTGCTGGCCCCGGCCGGGGACACCGAGCAGGCGGCGGACTTCGCGTCCCGCAGCGGTGCTCGGTGGGCACCGCTGTCCGGAGCCGCGGACGCACCGACGGCGCTGCGCGAGCTGCTCGGCTGA
- a CDS encoding universal stress protein, producing the protein MVIVVGHIATPEGEAALHRAVLEAQLRSARLVVLSTPPSDTPDVSEEQYVDALRGMLAEHGVDGDVRQLAPDADPAHEIVAAAADAELVVVGIRRRSPVGKLLLGSTAQRVLLEVGCPVLAVKPA; encoded by the coding sequence GTGGTCATCGTCGTCGGTCACATCGCCACCCCGGAGGGTGAGGCGGCCCTGCACCGCGCCGTCCTCGAGGCGCAGCTGCGCTCGGCCCGGCTGGTGGTCCTGAGCACCCCACCCTCGGACACCCCGGACGTCTCCGAGGAGCAGTACGTCGACGCGCTGCGCGGGATGCTCGCCGAGCACGGCGTGGACGGCGACGTGCGCCAGCTCGCCCCGGACGCCGATCCCGCCCACGAGATCGTCGCGGCCGCAGCCGACGCCGAGCTGGTGGTGGTGGGCATCCGCCGCCGCTCCCCCGTCGGCAAGCTCCTGCTGGGCAGCACCGCCCAGCGGGTCCTGCTCGAGGTGGGCTGCCCGGTGCTCGCCGTCAAGCCCGCCTGA
- a CDS encoding aldo/keto reductase, whose protein sequence is MEQVRLGRTGLEVSRICLGCMSYGDPARGGHPWSLDEEASRPFLKRALELGITFFDTANVYSAGSSEEIVGRALKDFAQRDEIVLATKVHGRMHDGPNGAGLSRKAIMAEIDHSLRRLGTDYVDLYQIHRWDPVTPVEETLEALHDVVKAGKARYLGASSMWAWQFSKALHTADAHDWSRFVSMQDHLNLLHREEQREMLPLCADEGIGVIPWSPLARGRLARPWGTDTERSGTDEFGKILYDEPDRAVVERVAQVADGRGVPMAQVALAWVSQVPGVVAPIVGATKAHHLEDAVASLEITLSAEEVALLEEPYVPHAPAGFR, encoded by the coding sequence GTGGAGCAGGTACGGCTGGGTCGGACGGGTCTCGAGGTCTCCAGGATCTGCCTGGGCTGCATGAGCTACGGCGATCCCGCGCGCGGCGGCCACCCCTGGAGCCTGGACGAGGAGGCCTCGCGGCCGTTCCTGAAGCGGGCCCTGGAGCTCGGCATCACCTTCTTCGACACCGCGAACGTGTACTCGGCCGGATCCAGCGAGGAGATCGTCGGGCGGGCGCTGAAGGACTTCGCCCAGCGGGACGAGATCGTGCTGGCCACCAAGGTGCACGGCCGGATGCACGACGGGCCGAACGGCGCCGGGCTCTCGCGCAAGGCGATCATGGCCGAGATCGACCACAGCCTGCGCCGGCTGGGCACGGACTACGTCGACCTCTACCAGATCCACCGCTGGGACCCCGTGACGCCGGTGGAGGAGACCCTCGAGGCGCTGCACGACGTGGTCAAGGCCGGCAAGGCCCGCTACCTCGGGGCGTCGTCGATGTGGGCGTGGCAGTTCAGCAAGGCGCTGCACACCGCCGACGCGCACGACTGGTCGAGGTTCGTCTCCATGCAGGACCACCTCAACCTGCTGCATCGCGAGGAGCAGCGGGAGATGCTGCCGCTCTGCGCGGACGAGGGCATCGGCGTCATCCCGTGGAGCCCGCTGGCCCGGGGGCGCCTGGCCCGGCCGTGGGGCACCGACACCGAGCGCTCGGGCACCGACGAGTTCGGCAAGATCCTCTACGACGAGCCCGACCGCGCCGTGGTGGAGCGGGTGGCGCAGGTGGCCGACGGCCGCGGCGTGCCCATGGCCCAGGTCGCGCTGGCGTGGGTGTCCCAGGTGCCGGGCGTGGTCGCCCCCATCGTCGGCGCCACCAAGGCGCACCACCTGGAGGACGCGGTGGCGTCGCTGGAGATCACCCTCAGCGCGGAGGAGGTCGCGCTGCTGGAGGAGCCCTATGTGCCGCACGCCCCGGCCGGGTTCCGCTGA
- a CDS encoding calcium-binding protein: MTRRWSSPRTSPSPGPGQRCPGPVRGSWRRPPSPTTATPVQEPAPEVTCLDLQVAQVAIQQAGVCSSRSDDASGAGRAQVLDRSWTVVSQGPAPGVLIGEGDVVLSVVRTGEPNSC, encoded by the coding sequence ATGACCAGGCGCTGGAGCTCGCCCCGGACGTCGCCGTCGCCCGGGCCGGGACAGCGTTGTCCGGGCCCGGTCCGTGGGAGCTGGCGGCGACCGCCGTCGCCCACCACCGCGACCCCCGTCCAGGAACCCGCGCCCGAGGTCACGTGCCTCGACCTGCAGGTCGCGCAGGTCGCCATCCAGCAGGCCGGGGTCTGCTCCTCCCGCAGCGATGACGCCAGTGGCGCCGGGCGGGCCCAGGTCCTCGACCGGAGCTGGACCGTCGTCTCCCAGGGCCCCGCCCCCGGCGTCCTCATCGGCGAGGGAGACGTCGTGCTCTCGGTCGTCCGGACGGGGGAGCCGAACAGCTGCTGA
- the recC gene encoding exodeoxyribonuclease V subunit gamma, with protein sequence MLHLHRAERTPALVDALARILAEPPADPFADDVVAVPSQGVERWLAQRLSTVLGAGDRRDGICAGVRFPSAATLVDNAVAAATGTDPRTDPWVRPTWVLLEVIDECVTETWCSVLAHHLGADRDDSRSLERRGRRWATASHLAGLYRTYAAERPAMIEAWAAGADTDGSGHALPADLHWQAELWRRLRTRLGPDPVEHLDATCGALREHPELSALPQRLSIFGATRLSTRALAVLDALSEHREVHLWLPHPSPALWTALHGRCATRRASDPTTTVATHPLLRSLGRDVRELQLRLPAHTDTHHPAATADDRPTLLAQLQRDLLHDQPPTGGLTADATVQVHSCHGPGRQVEVLRELLLSLFEDDPTLEPRDVLVLCPDIETFAPLILATFGLDTALPHPGGALRVRLADRSLRQTNPLLDVVTRLLQLAGSRATATQVLDLAATPGVRTRFALTDDDLDRVRGWVATSGVRWGLDESTRAAHGLGAVPQNTWRTGIDRILLGVTTAEDDHVTLGRALPLDDVDSGDVDLAGRLAELLDRVQDVLHALDGEHPAAHWTTTLLTALDSLTDTTADDAWQLAQARRELAAATDGSTGTLRLPDVRAMLAQRLRGHPTRASFRTGNLTVCTLVPMRAVPHRVVVLLGMDDGVFPRAGARDGDDVLARDPAIGERDAGSEDRQLLLDALLSAGDRLVVLHTGADPVTAATRPPAVPIGELLDVLDLMTTATRDTLVRRHPLQPFDARQFTGTPPTSFDPVNLAGARAAAQPRTPEPARTLLAPRPGPVTLEDLASFVEHPVRAFLRQRLQITLPGEDDDVLDSLPIELDGLQTWAIGDRLLTAALAGTSEADAARTERLRGTLPPGALAAAVLRTVLPRVGALAEAAAPLLAGAPRTVDVRLDVAGTDLSGTVAGVRAGGTVVTVTYSTLAPKHRARAWVNALALAATEGHGRAVTIGRAGDRARTSTLVAPADPLTVLADLVDLRQRGLREPLPLHPAPSEAYAASRTNPERARGAAKAAWDGGMFPGTGADRHHVQVWGADAPFTVWTEQAARADEPDLGERSRFGTLAHRFWHPLLEAENLS encoded by the coding sequence GTGCTCCACCTCCACCGTGCCGAGCGGACACCCGCCCTGGTGGACGCCCTCGCGCGGATCCTGGCCGAGCCCCCGGCCGACCCGTTCGCCGACGACGTCGTGGCGGTGCCCTCGCAGGGGGTGGAGCGGTGGCTCGCCCAGCGCCTGTCCACCGTCCTTGGGGCCGGAGACCGCCGGGACGGCATCTGCGCCGGGGTCCGGTTCCCCTCCGCCGCAACCCTGGTCGACAACGCCGTCGCGGCCGCCACCGGGACCGACCCGCGCACCGACCCGTGGGTCCGCCCGACCTGGGTGCTGCTCGAGGTGATCGACGAGTGCGTCACCGAGACCTGGTGCTCCGTGCTCGCCCACCACCTGGGCGCGGACCGCGACGACAGCAGGTCGCTCGAGCGTCGGGGCCGCCGCTGGGCCACCGCCTCCCACCTGGCCGGGCTCTACCGGACCTACGCCGCCGAACGGCCCGCGATGATCGAGGCGTGGGCGGCCGGCGCGGACACCGACGGGTCCGGCCACGCGCTGCCCGCCGACCTGCACTGGCAGGCCGAGCTCTGGCGACGGCTGCGCACCCGCCTGGGCCCCGACCCCGTCGAGCACCTCGACGCCACCTGCGGCGCCCTGCGCGAGCACCCCGAGCTGTCCGCACTGCCGCAGCGGCTCAGCATCTTCGGGGCGACGCGGCTGTCCACCCGCGCCCTCGCCGTCCTCGACGCGCTGTCCGAGCACCGTGAGGTCCACCTGTGGCTGCCCCACCCGAGCCCCGCGCTCTGGACCGCCCTGCACGGCCGCTGCGCCACCCGCCGCGCCAGCGACCCCACCACCACCGTGGCCACGCACCCCCTGCTGCGCAGCCTCGGCCGTGACGTCCGCGAGCTCCAGCTCCGGCTGCCCGCCCACACCGACACCCACCACCCCGCCGCAACCGCCGACGACCGGCCGACGCTGCTCGCCCAGCTGCAGCGCGACCTGCTCCACGACCAGCCCCCCACGGGCGGCCTCACCGCCGACGCCACCGTCCAGGTGCACTCCTGCCACGGACCCGGCCGGCAGGTCGAGGTGCTCCGTGAGCTGCTGCTGAGCCTGTTCGAGGACGACCCCACCCTCGAACCGCGCGACGTCCTCGTGCTCTGCCCCGACATCGAGACGTTCGCGCCGCTGATCCTCGCCACCTTCGGCCTCGACACCGCCCTGCCGCACCCCGGCGGCGCCCTCCGGGTCCGGCTCGCCGACCGCAGCCTCCGCCAGACCAACCCCCTGCTCGACGTCGTCACCCGCCTGCTGCAGCTCGCCGGGAGCCGGGCCACCGCCACGCAGGTCCTCGACCTGGCGGCGACCCCCGGGGTCCGGACCCGCTTCGCCCTCACCGACGACGACCTCGACCGCGTGCGCGGATGGGTCGCCACCTCCGGGGTGCGGTGGGGCCTGGACGAGAGCACCCGCGCCGCCCACGGCCTGGGTGCCGTGCCGCAGAACACCTGGCGGACCGGGATCGACCGCATCCTGCTCGGCGTGACCACCGCGGAGGACGACCACGTCACCCTCGGGCGCGCCCTGCCGCTGGACGACGTCGACAGCGGCGACGTGGACCTCGCCGGCCGCCTCGCCGAGCTCCTCGACCGGGTCCAGGACGTGCTGCACGCCCTCGACGGGGAGCACCCCGCCGCCCACTGGACCACCACCCTGCTGACCGCGCTGGACTCCCTCACCGACACCACCGCCGACGACGCCTGGCAGCTCGCGCAGGCGCGCCGCGAGCTCGCCGCCGCGACCGACGGGAGCACCGGCACCCTCCGGCTGCCCGACGTGCGGGCGATGCTCGCGCAGCGGCTGCGCGGGCACCCCACCCGGGCCAGCTTCCGCACCGGCAACCTCACCGTGTGCACCCTCGTGCCCATGCGGGCCGTCCCGCACCGGGTGGTGGTCCTGCTCGGCATGGACGACGGTGTCTTCCCGCGGGCCGGCGCCCGGGACGGCGACGACGTGCTGGCCCGCGACCCCGCCATCGGCGAGCGGGACGCCGGCAGCGAGGACCGCCAGCTCCTGCTGGACGCGCTGCTGTCGGCCGGGGACCGCCTCGTCGTCCTGCACACCGGAGCCGACCCCGTCACCGCCGCGACCCGTCCGCCGGCCGTCCCGATCGGCGAGCTCCTCGACGTGCTCGACCTCATGACCACGGCCACCCGGGACACCCTGGTCCGCCGCCACCCGCTGCAACCGTTCGACGCCCGCCAGTTCACCGGCACGCCGCCGACGAGCTTCGACCCGGTGAACCTCGCCGGCGCCCGCGCGGCCGCCCAGCCCCGGACCCCCGAGCCGGCCCGGACGCTGCTGGCCCCCCGCCCGGGGCCGGTCACCCTCGAGGACCTGGCCTCGTTCGTCGAGCACCCCGTGCGGGCCTTCCTCCGCCAACGGCTGCAGATCACGCTGCCCGGCGAGGACGACGACGTCCTCGACTCCCTCCCCATCGAGCTCGACGGCCTCCAGACCTGGGCCATCGGCGACCGGCTGCTCACCGCCGCCCTGGCCGGGACCTCCGAGGCTGACGCCGCCCGCACCGAGCGCCTGCGCGGCACCCTGCCGCCCGGTGCCCTCGCCGCCGCCGTCCTGCGCACCGTCCTGCCCCGCGTCGGCGCGCTCGCCGAGGCCGCGGCCCCGCTGCTGGCGGGGGCACCCCGCACCGTCGACGTGCGCCTGGACGTCGCCGGCACCGACCTCAGCGGGACCGTGGCCGGGGTGCGGGCGGGCGGCACCGTCGTCACCGTCACCTACTCGACCCTGGCCCCCAAGCACCGGGCCCGGGCCTGGGTGAACGCCCTCGCCCTGGCCGCCACGGAGGGCCACGGCCGGGCCGTCACCATCGGCCGCGCCGGCGACCGGGCCCGGACCTCCACGCTCGTGGCCCCCGCCGACCCGCTGACCGTGCTCGCCGACCTCGTCGACCTCCGCCAGCGGGGGCTGCGCGAGCCGCTGCCGCTGCACCCCGCCCCCTCCGAGGCCTACGCCGCCAGCCGCACCAACCCCGAGCGGGCCCGGGGTGCGGCGAAGGCGGCGTGGGACGGCGGGATGTTCCCCGGCACCGGGGCCGACCGCCACCACGTGCAGGTGTGGGGAGCCGACGCACCCTTCACCGTCTGGACCGAGCAGGCGGCCCGCGCGGACGAGCCCGACCTGGGGGAGCGCTCCCGGTTCGGCACCCTCGCCCACCGGTTCTGGCACCCGCTGCTCGAGGCCGAGAACCTCTCGTGA